AACGTAAGTCACGTTGCCGCTCTGTAGCAGTAGTTTGGCACCAATTTGTTGAATGGGCTGTGGTCCCTTATAGTACAACACTTCCATGACGGCAAAGGCAGTAGGGTTAAAACCTTCAATTTTGCTGCCGGTAACAGCATGCTCATTAATACTCTTGAATGATTTGGCAAATACCCGGTACAAATGTAGTGTTAATTGTGTATCACGTTCATAAGATTGTATCATGCTTCTCCACCCTCTATCGTTAATCATGTGAACTCGTCGCACGTCTGTAATCATATTAATTAGTGCACGGTTTACCTGTGCAACGAACTTTGAGATAACAATAGAATACGTGAAAGATCGAATGAAGAACATGTGATTTGTCACAATGAGCAACTTTTAATTATTAAAAATCAAACAATTTTTTGAAGACGCTGAAATTGAATGTTTTTTACTTCAGTCTCTGAAAGGATATCAATTTCATCCCCCGGTTCAGTGTTATTTACGCCTCCAGACGGATGAATGACAATCCCCAATATTTTACTATTATTTCATTGAGAAATAGTAACGGGGAGTGAAGGAAGGATGGAGGAACATCATATTGATGGTTTAAAAGAAAGTAAGCTAACCGCAAATAAACCATTCATGCTGCTTATTGCGGCACAGCTTGTATCGAATGTAGGAGACTGGTTGCATATACTAGCGCTACTGACAATGGTAGGGTTTAAATGGAATGCCACACCGTGGGAAATTACGGCTATATCTTTATGTATGGCAGTGCCTTTGCTCTTAGGAGGACCGTTTGCAGGTTACTTAAGTGATCGTTTTAACCGCAAGGTACTAATGATTGGTTCGGATATAGCCCGTGCAGCGGTTGTTATTTGCTTGGTATTTGCAGGCTCGCTGTGGCAGGTTTATGTGCTGCTGCTGGCTAAGGGATGTATGGATGTGCTGTTCTCTCCGGCCAAAAGCGGAAAGATTAAGGAACTTGTTCCTGCGGCTCAGATGGATAAAGCAATGGCGCTTAGCTCATCTATAGAGCAGATAACTAAAATTGTGGGTCCAGCGCTTGGTGGATTGCTAGTTGCAGCCTTCGGCATATCTGTTTGTTATATGATCGATTCTGCTACATTCGTTTTATCGGCGATTATTTTGCTTGGATTACCGCGTACAGCTGTGATAAAGAAGGAGGATACGGAAGCAAGCGGTGGGGATACGGAGGTGCGTAAATCCTTCCGCCAAGAAATGTCGGCAGGTCTGCATGTGATTGCAGGAATGCCTGTAGTGCTGTGTGGCATTGTTATGCTAGTACTGGTGCTGCTAATGCTACAGATCGGAGACTCTCAGATTGTAACGTTATTCCGGGAGATTCCAGGTGTGAACGGAGATCTGCTGGGGTGGTGTGTAGCAGCCAGTGGCTTTGGAACCTTGCTATCTGCGCTGCTTGTAAGCCGATTAGGCAGTGGTAAGCATCCGCTTATTTTTATGGGATTAGGGGCTGTAATCATGGGCGTTGTCTTCTCAAGTGCAGGGATCGTAACTGCTCATGGTCAAGCCGGAATCTGGAT
This genomic stretch from Paenibacillus sp. FSL H7-0737 harbors:
- a CDS encoding MFS transporter; translated protein: MEEHHIDGLKESKLTANKPFMLLIAAQLVSNVGDWLHILALLTMVGFKWNATPWEITAISLCMAVPLLLGGPFAGYLSDRFNRKVLMIGSDIARAAVVICLVFAGSLWQVYVLLLAKGCMDVLFSPAKSGKIKELVPAAQMDKAMALSSSIEQITKIVGPALGGLLVAAFGISVCYMIDSATFVLSAIILLGLPRTAVIKKEDTEASGGDTEVRKSFRQEMSAGLHVIAGMPVVLCGIVMLVLVLLMLQIGDSQIVTLFREIPGVNGDLLGWCVAASGFGTLLSALLVSRLGSGKHPLIFMGLGAVIMGVVFSSAGIVTAHGQAGIWMNIALFGSFMFAGVGAGLAFIPFNSMLQQRTPAEYTGRVFGTIGSLTSAAVILGPVAGGALVTASGPVSAFILSGLLTGLLGLGLLMLRGKIERRDEAAIKKQEGIAATNNMDLVGQTSL